GCTGAGCCATTTGGCTCACCACGTCACGTTTCACATCCGATTCACTGCGAATGTCAATGTTCCAGCCGACCAATTTGGCAGCCAATCGAACATTCTGACCGAGCTTGCCGATGGCCAGCGATTGTTGATCGTCGGCGACAATGACTTCCAGCCGCCGGTTCGCTTGGTCAACAATTTGAACTTTGTTGACTTTGGCTGGGCTCAAGGCATTGGCGGCAAAGATCGCCGGATTCTCTGACCATTCGATGATGTCTATTTTCTCGCCGTGCAATTCACGAATGACTGCTTGAACGCGGCTGCCTTTCATGCCGACACAGGCGCCCACTGGATCAATATCGCGGTCGGTTGAGACGACTGCCAGCTTGGCGCGTTCGCCCGGCTCGCGCACCGCCCCTTTGATCAGCACGGTGCGGTCATAAATCTCCGGCACTTCCATCTCGAACAATTGCATCAGCAGCTCAGGACAGGTGCGCGACAATATGATCTGTTGTCCGTAGGTCTCTTTCACGTCGCGTGTCACACGAATGATGACGGCGCGAATCCGCTCGTTGAGTGAAAATTTTTCCGCCTTTGATTGCTCCGAGCGGGGCAGCAACGCTTCAACCGAACCCAAATCAACGATGATGTCGCCGCGTTTCTCAAACCGTTTGACGTAACCGTTAACCAACTTGCCGACTTGGTTAATATATTGTTCATACACCAGGTTTCGCTCGGCCTCACGCATTTTTTGGGTGATCAGTTGCTTGGCTGCGTGCACGGCAATGCGGCCGATGCCTTCAAACGGACGCTGGATTTCCAGGATGTCGCCCGGCTCGGCGCCCTCAGCCAGCTCGTTGGCTTCGGCCAGGCTGATTTCTCGCGCCGGGTCAGTGACCTCTTCGACGACGGTCATCTGGGCGAAGATTTCAATCTGTCCTGTGTCAGCGTTGTACCGCACCGTGATGTCCTCACCCAGATGGCGAAATTGTTTCTGATAAGCCCTCAGCACAGCTTCGGTGATGGCGTCAATGATGGTTTGCGGGTCAATATTCTTCTCACGACTGAGCAATTCGATATTCTGTGCAATCGGGCTTAAATTCACAGCCATAACAATTCCTCTCCCTGCCTCCCGTCGGCTCGTCTCTGCTCGCCGCTCGCGCCCATGTGCGGCGGTCAGCGCCTCGCCGGGTGTGCCTTGAATATTACGACTTGCCTTTTCCCCATTGAAAAACCAGATGCGCTTTGCGAATCATGGAATAGGGAATTGCGACTTCATGGCCCAGCTCCTGTTCGGCAATGGTGACGATGTC
The sequence above is a segment of the Blastocatellia bacterium genome. Coding sequences within it:
- the nusA gene encoding transcription termination factor NusA, which gives rise to MAVNLSPIAQNIELLSREKNIDPQTIIDAITEAVLRAYQKQFRHLGEDITVRYNADTGQIEIFAQMTVVEEVTDPAREISLAEANELAEGAEPGDILEIQRPFEGIGRIAVHAAKQLITQKMREAERNLVYEQYINQVGKLVNGYVKRFEKRGDIIVDLGSVEALLPRSEQSKAEKFSLNERIRAVIIRVTRDVKETYGQQIILSRTCPELLMQLFEMEVPEIYDRTVLIKGAVREPGERAKLAVVSTDRDIDPVGACVGMKGSRVQAVIRELHGEKIDIIEWSENPAIFAANALSPAKVNKVQIVDQANRRLEVIVADDQQSLAIGKLGQNVRLAAKLVGWNIDIRSESDVKRDVVSQMAQLIAPSQVSITAAEEQLGADMVRKLSAHGYQTVEQVARATADDLAQSLDISLDQASELIEQAQLLMSRYQPSEVTAPAQPVSTTGEVTVTAAPPAEATASELAGAELTSLVMSNEPEALHESSS